One Patescibacteria group bacterium genomic region harbors:
- a CDS encoding KH domain-containing protein gives MSATIAKAITQKLLGLMGVESEVIIQSEEPVYLNVESKDSALLIGKGGESLRSLQFIINNMYHRTSGEEGYVGIDIAGYKKERVEKVQGLAQELSQKVLDTGHEEHLKPMNSFERRSVHTLLANEPDIVTDSEGEGESRHVVIRKR, from the coding sequence ATGTCCGCTACTATCGCCAAGGCTATTACCCAAAAGTTACTAGGCTTGATGGGTGTAGAATCGGAAGTGATAATCCAGTCCGAAGAGCCTGTCTATCTAAATGTCGAATCTAAAGATTCGGCATTATTAATAGGCAAAGGCGGGGAGAGCCTGCGATCTTTGCAATTTATAATAAATAACATGTATCATCGGACTTCTGGCGAGGAAGGCTATGTGGGTATAGATATAGCAGGATACAAAAAAGAACGCGTCGAGAAGGTGCAAGGGTTGGCCCAGGAACTATCCCAGAAGGTGTTAGACACAGGCCACGAAGAGCACCTTAAACCCATGAATTCATTTGAGCGTCGGTCTGTTCATACTTTGCTAGCAAACGAGCCAGACATCGTCACCGACAGCGAGGGCGAGGGTGAAAGCAGACATGTTGTGATACGCAAGAGATAA
- a CDS encoding VanW family protein, with protein MNKKLKTWWSQSKTWHHVLLGLGMVVFLFMFGIFTVRIYHYDKIMPGVTLRGIYVGGLTKPQAVLKLDAASTEYASSEVQYLNKGLLNSFKPNEIGVGFNNAAIVDSAFSLGRDSDIISDIAAQTALPFSREVIMQLNVDIGEFSAAMIGLDKKIAKPSQNAGYSFENGKLEIIPGIAGENIDMGLAILSLTRQISNLQANVDLPINYITPSLSTEELVNQKQAVSAMVQFPIKLKYKDKSWVINQQQLVSWLDIGSNNSPAIEDMINHFYPSPQNLGSFKIDDNEVVNYLSVISKDINQDPLNATLDFANGSVVVTGKSRDGQGLNIEASKKAILDFINSNSGEPITLVVDVKKPEISDDNIASLGIKELIGEGDSFFPGSSPARLQNIKVGAARYQGLVLKPGEVFSFGEILGDVGPAQGYTESKVILDGKQEFQYGGGLCQVSSTIFRAALNAGLPILERTNHAFQVSYYTQPYGVPGVDATIYYPQVDFKFKNDTSKHILVKPEYNGTSLKFRLYGTKEKEGKIRGPYFDFGDLNPNSPSQTKFYRDIIVNGQTTTTDTFTTYYKSALDYPSSN; from the coding sequence ATGAATAAAAAGCTAAAAACCTGGTGGTCGCAATCGAAAACCTGGCATCATGTGCTACTCGGATTAGGCATGGTGGTATTTTTATTTATGTTTGGGATATTTACGGTTCGTATTTACCATTATGACAAAATAATGCCTGGTGTTACCTTGAGAGGTATTTATGTTGGGGGCTTAACAAAGCCTCAGGCCGTACTAAAATTAGATGCAGCAAGCACGGAATATGCAAGCTCTGAGGTTCAATACCTAAATAAAGGTTTGCTAAATTCGTTTAAGCCAAACGAAATAGGAGTTGGATTTAATAATGCTGCGATTGTAGATTCGGCTTTCTCGCTTGGTCGCGACAGCGATATAATTAGCGATATTGCAGCCCAAACTGCTCTGCCTTTTAGCCGAGAGGTTATAATGCAACTAAATGTCGATATCGGTGAGTTCAGTGCGGCGATGATTGGTCTGGACAAGAAAATAGCCAAGCCGAGCCAGAATGCCGGCTATAGTTTTGAAAACGGAAAACTCGAAATAATACCTGGCATTGCTGGTGAAAACATTGATATGGGATTAGCCATACTCTCGTTAACTAGGCAAATATCAAACCTCCAAGCCAATGTGGATCTTCCGATAAACTACATTACCCCGAGCTTATCGACAGAGGAACTGGTTAATCAAAAGCAAGCTGTCAGTGCCATGGTACAATTCCCAATCAAGCTAAAATATAAGGACAAGAGCTGGGTTATAAACCAGCAACAGCTCGTTAGTTGGCTGGATATTGGATCCAATAATAGCCCAGCAATAGAGGATATGATCAATCATTTCTACCCCTCTCCGCAAAATCTCGGCAGCTTCAAAATAGATGACAACGAAGTGGTAAATTACCTTAGTGTTATATCTAAAGACATCAATCAAGATCCCCTAAATGCCACTTTAGACTTTGCCAATGGATCCGTGGTGGTAACTGGTAAAAGCAGGGATGGCCAAGGGCTGAATATTGAGGCCTCCAAAAAAGCGATTCTTGATTTTATTAATTCAAATAGCGGGGAGCCCATAACCCTAGTAGTGGATGTCAAAAAGCCCGAAATTAGCGACGACAATATTGCCAGCCTAGGTATAAAAGAACTTATCGGCGAGGGAGACAGTTTTTTCCCAGGCAGCAGTCCTGCTAGACTACAAAATATTAAAGTCGGCGCTGCGCGCTACCAAGGATTAGTTCTTAAGCCCGGAGAAGTATTCAGCTTTGGCGAGATACTTGGCGATGTCGGCCCCGCCCAAGGCTACACAGAAAGTAAGGTCATACTTGATGGCAAGCAGGAGTTCCAGTACGGTGGAGGGCTTTGCCAGGTGAGCTCGACAATATTTAGAGCCGCCCTTAACGCCGGCCTACCGATTCTCGAACGAACCAACCACGCCTTCCAGGTTAGCTACTATACCCAGCCATATGGTGTACCCGGCGTGGACGCTACCATTTACTATCCGCAGGTTGACTTCAAATTTAAAAACGACACCTCCAAGCACATTCTCGTAAAGCCAGAATACAATGGTACATCTCTTAAATTTAGGCTATATGGAACCAAGGAAAAAGAAGGCAAGATAAGAGGTCCATACTTTGACTTTGGCGACCTCAATCCCAATTCCCCCAGCCAAACTAAATTCTATAGAGATATAATTGTAAATGGCCAAACCACTACAACCGATACCTTTACTACTTATTACAAGTCCGCCCTAGACTACCCATCTTCTAATTAG
- the mnmE gene encoding tRNA uridine-5-carboxymethylaminomethyl(34) synthesis GTPase MnmE — protein MKNTTIAAIATAQGRAAIAIIRVSGPGALNAFKLLTKSKTTPTRNALKVRWLYYEGHKIDQAMLVYFMAPDSFTGEEMIEIHCHGSKVVQGQILKALYSFHIEPAKPGEFSKRAYYNGKIDIAQAEAIMELVASENSQVARLATRQLAGEFSNKINGIRTSVIELSSAISADLDFSEEDTPIISKLDISKSLSLIAKEIGQVMANSDILPILREGIHVALIGLPNAGKSTLLNSLLGYDRSIVTDIAGTTRDTVTESVEIEGTTFHFTDTAGLNTSPDSIEKMGIKKSIDSLKGSDIVLLLIEADKQEQTNKYLESNNLLGLTEQKNVIKVITKSDILSVPGELCISAKTNKGIKELIAKVVQLSGAQLSGSTQILTIRQLNILTRSELTITSLSDNLKSLSYDIISSELESCVKDLSELTGEHANVQIINSIFRNFCIGK, from the coding sequence ATGAAAAATACAACCATCGCAGCTATCGCTACGGCTCAAGGCAGAGCCGCAATTGCTATTATCAGAGTTTCGGGCCCAGGAGCTCTTAATGCATTCAAGCTACTTACTAAATCCAAAACCACACCAACCCGAAACGCCCTAAAGGTTAGGTGGCTTTATTATGAAGGTCATAAAATAGACCAAGCCATGTTGGTTTATTTTATGGCTCCGGATTCTTTCACTGGCGAGGAAATGATCGAGATCCACTGTCATGGATCAAAGGTAGTACAAGGCCAAATACTAAAGGCTCTCTATAGCTTCCATATAGAACCCGCCAAGCCCGGGGAATTTAGTAAACGAGCCTACTACAATGGCAAGATCGACATCGCTCAAGCCGAGGCTATTATGGAGCTTGTGGCATCAGAAAACAGCCAGGTAGCAAGATTAGCAACCAGACAATTGGCTGGCGAATTTAGCAATAAGATCAATGGAATCAGGACTAGTGTTATTGAGCTGAGTTCTGCAATTTCTGCAGATCTAGACTTCTCAGAGGAAGACACACCTATAATTTCTAAGCTGGATATATCTAAATCTTTATCGCTAATAGCCAAAGAAATAGGCCAAGTCATGGCCAATTCAGATATCTTACCTATCTTGCGAGAAGGCATACATGTGGCACTTATTGGCTTGCCTAATGCTGGGAAAAGCACCTTGCTAAATAGCCTACTCGGCTATGACCGATCGATAGTTACCGATATCGCTGGCACCACACGCGACACCGTAACAGAATCTGTAGAGATAGAAGGTACCACCTTCCACTTCACCGATACCGCCGGGCTCAACACTAGCCCTGACTCTATCGAGAAGATGGGAATCAAGAAATCAATAGATTCTCTAAAGGGCTCAGATATTGTATTACTCTTAATTGAAGCCGATAAGCAAGAACAAACAAATAAATACTTAGAATCTAACAACCTTTTAGGGCTAACCGAGCAGAAAAATGTAATCAAGGTAATAACAAAGTCGGATATTTTGTCAGTTCCCGGCGAGCTATGCATTAGCGCCAAGACAAACAAAGGGATAAAAGAGCTAATAGCTAAAGTAGTTCAATTATCTGGTGCACAGCTTTCAGGAAGCACCCAAATACTTACCATTAGGCAGCTCAATATTTTGACTCGTTCGGAGCTGACTATTACGAGCCTATCAGACAATCTGAAATCACTAAGCTATGACATAATTTCCTCAGAGTTGGAATCTTGCGTGAAAGATCTAAGTGAATTGACGGGCGAGCACGCTAATGTTCAAATTATTAATTCTATATTTAGGAATTTTTGTATTGGTAAGTAA